One window of Camelina sativa cultivar DH55 chromosome 4, Cs, whole genome shotgun sequence genomic DNA carries:
- the LOC104780479 gene encoding UDP-glycosyltransferase 76E6-like isoform X2: MDQMEAKRRIVLVPIPAQGHVTPMLQLGKALQSKGFSITVVEGHFNQVRSSSQHFPGFHFVTIKESLSESELQRLGGIEFMINLNKTSETSFKDCIAQLLLQQGSDIACIIYDEFMYFCGAAAKEFNLPSVIFSTESATNYVSRYVLNPEMQEQVVEDFSPLRYKDLPTSGLGPLEDLFELCREVSNKRTACAAIINTVSCLESSSLSWLEQEIEIPMYPIGPLHMTASPPSSLLEDDRSCIEWLNKQKPKSVIYVSVGTVVQMETKEVLEIAWGLCNSNQPFLWVIRPGSIPGFNGIKSFPQEVSKMVSDRGYVLKRAPQIEVLGHPAVGGFWSHCGWNSILESIAEGVPMICRPFHGEQKLNAMYVESVWRIGFQVEGSKVDREEVERAVKRLMVDEEGAGMEERALVLKEKLKASVKSGGTSYNALDELVKSLKTM, encoded by the exons ATGGACCAAATGGAAGCCAAGAGAAGGATAGTGTTAGTTCCAATTCCAGCACAAGGTCATGTTACTCCAATGCTGCAACTTGGGAAAGCCCTTCAGTCAAAGGGCTTCTCAATTACAGTTGTTGAGGGACACTTCAATCAAGTAAGGTCTTCTTCTCAACACTTCCCTGGCTTTCATTTTGTAACCATTAAAGAAAGCTTATCAGAGTCTGAACTCCAAAGACTCGGAGGAATCGAGTTTATGATAAACCTCAACAAAACCAGTGAGACAAGCTTCAAGGACTGTATCGCTCAGTTGCTTCTGCAACAAGGCAGTGATATTGCTTGTATCATCTACGACGAGTTCATGTATTTCTGTGGAGCTGCAGCTAAGGAGTTTAACCTTCCCAGTGTCATCTTCAGCACCGAAAGTGCTACAAATTACGTTTCACGCTATGTACTAA ATCCTGAAATGCAAGAACAAGTGGTAGAAGATTTTTCTCCATTACGATACAAAGACCTACCGACTTCAGGATTGGGGCCACTAGAAGACCTTTTTGAGCTCTGTAGGGAAGTATCCAACAAAAGAACAGCTTGCGCTGCTATCATCAACACCGTGAGCTGTCTGGAGAGCTCATCTCTGTCATGGCTAGAACAAGAAATTGAAATTCCGATGTACCCTATAGGTCCTCTTCACATGACAGCTTCTCCACCTTCTAGTTTGCTTGAAGATGACAGGAGCTGCATTGAATGGTTGAACAAGCAGAAACCGAAGTCAGTGATATACGTAAGCGTGGGAACGGTAGTGCAAATGGAAACCAAGGAAGTGCTGGAGATTGCTTGGGGGTTGTGTAATAGCAACCAACCTTTTTTATGGGTCATCCGACCAGGTTCGATCCCTGGCTTCAATGGGATAAAGTCATTTCCACAAGAAGTTAGTAAGATGGTCTCAGATAGAGGATACGTTCTGAAGCGGGCACCGCAAATAGAAGTACTTGGACATCCTGCGGTGGGAGGCTTCTGGAGCcactgtggatggaactcaaTTCTCGAGAGCATAGCAGAAGGAGTTCCAATGATTTGTAGGCCTTTTCATGGCGAGCAGAAGTTGAACGCTATGTATGTAGAAAGTGTTTGGAGAATAGGGTTTCAGGTGGAAGGTAGTAAAGTGGATAGAGAAGAGGTTGAGAGAGCTGTGAAGAGGTTGATGGTGGACGAAGAAGGAGCTGGGATGGAGGAGAGAGCCCTTGTTCTAAAAGAGAAGCTCAAAGCCTCTGTGAAAAGTGGGGGTACCTCATACAACGCTTTGGATGAGCTTGTCAAGTCCTTGAAGACAATGTGA
- the LOC104783843 gene encoding uncharacterized protein LOC104783843, whose translation MESYGDLINNNKVVLDDGNYGFWKSRIKSIIGGIDRLAWKTVLEKWEEPTIKDESGKRIPKPEADWTDEEQKKSKYNSRALSAIHCSVGRKQFDLIQGCETAKEAWDILQIQYEGTTKVENSRKDILASRFENLRMEEHESISDFSSKLSALAQEALTLRKTYKDQKLVKKFLRCLPSRFMGYKTALTVSHDLDNLSYGEVVGMLQAHEMELNGIKKPKGIALTVSRDTSDQGEEDVVSLLVRRFDCALRRIEQGNSQKKTGVFKKTSEDKKADMQCHECKGFGHFIRECPTIKLRDAKCTICRGTGHTHEGCVSNLKNKKEKSMISIEDDLDDGSSSEEELINLVAMVGITEFENGVEVTDSESEDQEVLDIVQRYKEVRGTLITLGKENQDLIKEKLHLEDVIKSLQNDLVDEKKITKESVDLMKEKLVLSAKADKLEK comes from the coding sequence ATGGAGAGCTACGGAGATCtgatcaacaataacaaagttGTCTTGGATGATGGAAACTATGGGTTTTGGAAATCAAGGATCAAATCTATCATAGGAGGTATTGATCGTCTTGCTTGGAAGACTGTTCTGGAAAAGTGGGAGGAACCGACGATCAAGGACGAGTCAGGCAAGCGAATTCCCAAACCCGAAGCCGACTGGACTGATGAAGAACAGAAGAAATCCAAGTACAATTCAAGAGCATTGAGTGCTATTCATTGCAGTGTAGGAAGGAAGCAGTTCGATCTAATTCAGGGGTGTGAAACTGCTAAAGAAGCTTGGGATATTTTACAAATCCAGTATGAAGGAACCACAAAAGTGGAAAACTCAAGAAAAGACATTCTGGCTTCACGGTTCGAAAATCTAAGGATGGAAGAACACGAATCAATATCAGACTTTAGTTCAAAGTTAAGTGCGTTAGCTCAGGAAGCATTAACTCTTAGAAAGACTTATAAGGATCAGAAGCTGGTCAAGAAATTTCTAAGGTGTCTTCCTTCAAGGTTCATGGGATACAAGACTGCACTAACTGTTTCTCATGATCTAGACAATCTCAGTTATGGTGAAGTGGTTGGAATGCTGCAAGCTCACGAGATGGAGCTTAATggaattaagaaaccaaaaggtATAGCTTTAACGGTTAGTAGAGACACATcagatcaaggagaagaagatgttgtgaGTTTATTAGTAAGAAGATTTGATTGTGCTTTAAGAAGAATAGAACAAGGTAATTCACAAAAAAAGACTGGAGTATTCAAAAAGACCAGTGAAGATAAGAAGGCTGATATGCAGTGTCATGAATGCAAAGGGTTTGGACATTTCATTCGTGAGTGTCCAACGATTAAGCTTCGAGATGCAAAGTGCACTATTTGCAGAGGTACAGGACATACACATGAGGGATGTGTGAGTAAccttaaaaacaagaaagagaagtcTATGATAAGTATTGAAGATGATTTAGATGATGGTAGCAGTAGTGAAGAAGAACTCATAAATCTAGTAGCAATGGTGGGGATTACTGAATTTGAGAATGGAGTAGAGGTAACAGATTCTGAATCAGAAGATCAGGAAGTTCTTGATATTGTTCAACGTTACAAGGAAGTCCGAGGAACACTCATTACCTTAGGGAAGGAAAATCAAGActtaatcaaagaaaaacttcatcttgaagatgTGATCAAATCACTACAGAATGATTTGGTGGACGAAAAGAAGATTACTAAGGAATCTGTGGATTTAATGAAAGAAAAGTTGGTGTTATCCGCAAAAGCAGACAAGCTTgagaaataa
- the LOC104780479 gene encoding UDP-glycosyltransferase 76E6-like isoform X1 — protein MDQMEAKRRIVLVPIPAQGHVTPMLQLGKALQSKGFSITVVEGHFNQVRSSSQHFPGFHFVTIKESLSESELQRLGGIEFMINLNKTSETSFKDCIAQLLLQQGSDIACIIYDEFMYFCGAAAKEFNLPSVIFSTESATNYVSRYVLSKLNADKFSIDMEDPEMQEQVVEDFSPLRYKDLPTSGLGPLEDLFELCREVSNKRTACAAIINTVSCLESSSLSWLEQEIEIPMYPIGPLHMTASPPSSLLEDDRSCIEWLNKQKPKSVIYVSVGTVVQMETKEVLEIAWGLCNSNQPFLWVIRPGSIPGFNGIKSFPQEVSKMVSDRGYVLKRAPQIEVLGHPAVGGFWSHCGWNSILESIAEGVPMICRPFHGEQKLNAMYVESVWRIGFQVEGSKVDREEVERAVKRLMVDEEGAGMEERALVLKEKLKASVKSGGTSYNALDELVKSLKTM, from the exons ATGGACCAAATGGAAGCCAAGAGAAGGATAGTGTTAGTTCCAATTCCAGCACAAGGTCATGTTACTCCAATGCTGCAACTTGGGAAAGCCCTTCAGTCAAAGGGCTTCTCAATTACAGTTGTTGAGGGACACTTCAATCAAGTAAGGTCTTCTTCTCAACACTTCCCTGGCTTTCATTTTGTAACCATTAAAGAAAGCTTATCAGAGTCTGAACTCCAAAGACTCGGAGGAATCGAGTTTATGATAAACCTCAACAAAACCAGTGAGACAAGCTTCAAGGACTGTATCGCTCAGTTGCTTCTGCAACAAGGCAGTGATATTGCTTGTATCATCTACGACGAGTTCATGTATTTCTGTGGAGCTGCAGCTAAGGAGTTTAACCTTCCCAGTGTCATCTTCAGCACCGAAAGTGCTACAAATTACGTTTCACGCTATGTACTAAGTAAACTCAATGCTGACAAGTTTTCGATTGACATGGAAG ATCCTGAAATGCAAGAACAAGTGGTAGAAGATTTTTCTCCATTACGATACAAAGACCTACCGACTTCAGGATTGGGGCCACTAGAAGACCTTTTTGAGCTCTGTAGGGAAGTATCCAACAAAAGAACAGCTTGCGCTGCTATCATCAACACCGTGAGCTGTCTGGAGAGCTCATCTCTGTCATGGCTAGAACAAGAAATTGAAATTCCGATGTACCCTATAGGTCCTCTTCACATGACAGCTTCTCCACCTTCTAGTTTGCTTGAAGATGACAGGAGCTGCATTGAATGGTTGAACAAGCAGAAACCGAAGTCAGTGATATACGTAAGCGTGGGAACGGTAGTGCAAATGGAAACCAAGGAAGTGCTGGAGATTGCTTGGGGGTTGTGTAATAGCAACCAACCTTTTTTATGGGTCATCCGACCAGGTTCGATCCCTGGCTTCAATGGGATAAAGTCATTTCCACAAGAAGTTAGTAAGATGGTCTCAGATAGAGGATACGTTCTGAAGCGGGCACCGCAAATAGAAGTACTTGGACATCCTGCGGTGGGAGGCTTCTGGAGCcactgtggatggaactcaaTTCTCGAGAGCATAGCAGAAGGAGTTCCAATGATTTGTAGGCCTTTTCATGGCGAGCAGAAGTTGAACGCTATGTATGTAGAAAGTGTTTGGAGAATAGGGTTTCAGGTGGAAGGTAGTAAAGTGGATAGAGAAGAGGTTGAGAGAGCTGTGAAGAGGTTGATGGTGGACGAAGAAGGAGCTGGGATGGAGGAGAGAGCCCTTGTTCTAAAAGAGAAGCTCAAAGCCTCTGTGAAAAGTGGGGGTACCTCATACAACGCTTTGGATGAGCTTGTCAAGTCCTTGAAGACAATGTGA